GCATTGTCATGCGCGTAGGAAACGAAAACCTCGTGCGAAGACGCCGCGCTGGCCGCGATTGCGGGTATTGGGGTCGACAGGCTTCGCTCTGCCAATTTGGGCGCAGGAGCCGCAGGTCGGGCGACTGGCGCGCGCGGCGGGCTTGAGCTTCTCTTGCTCGCGGGAGGCGTATCGCCGGACAACAGTGAAACCAAAAGTCCGATGAACATGAAGGCGACTAACACGCCGCCCCCAATCAGAACCGCTTGCGACCAGCTCAATCGACCGTCCCAGACCGCCCAGCCGAGGAGCGCGATGATCACGAGAAGCACCCCACTCACAAGCAAACCACTTAGTCCCCCGGAGCTGGCTTTGGGCGGCGCCATCTGTGGCTCCGGTCTAGATGCCATGCGATTGGCCGCGACGGTCGGCTGTCGGCGACCAGCCATCCGACTGGCGACGACTCCCTCGCCACCCGCGGTCAGGCCCGGATCCGACGCGTTGTTTTCGGCGGCGCGTGCGCGTTTAAAAGTTTCGGCAATATCACTAGTGCTCAAGGTCACTGGCCCGTCGCCAGGCAGCTCGAGCGACAGGCTCTGCGGCGCGTCCTGTTTGCGCTGGTCCGCCTCCAGCGCGCGCAATCCATCTAACACTTCACGATAGCGGTGCTCTCGAGCCGCCTCCATTGTGAGGTCGATCATTTGAAGATCCGACAATCCTCGTGGATTGAGACCGTGCTCCAGCCGCGCCATGATCAGGCGTCCTTCGGCCCAGGCATCGATGGCGCGATTGGTCAGCAGCATCTGTCGCGAAGACACCATGGCCTTACGCGACCAGAGCGCAACCGTGAACTCTCTTGGTCGCGCGGGTGGAAACCCGAAACGCCCGAATTCGGTCCGCACCATGACGCCAAATCGCTTCAGGTAAGCGGCGAGCTTATCCCCTTCCGCTTCGTCTTCGGGTGCCGCGATCAGATAAACGTTCATCACTGTCCCCTGCGTTGAGGGAACAGTGATATCACGCAATTGGAAACTCGTCGCCTGTTCGGCTCGCGTTTAAGCGTTGATCAGCGCCGCGCCCGCATACAGAGCCGAAGCGCCCAGCTCTTCCTCGATCCGGATCAACTGATTGTACTTGGCCAAGCGGTCAGAGCGGGCAAGCGAACCGGTCTTGATCTGCCCACAATTCACGGCCACCGCGAGATCCGCAATGGTCGCATCTTCCGTCTCGCCTGAGCGGTGCGACATGACCGCCGTGTAGGCATGGCGGTGGGCCAGCTCAACCGCGTCCAGAGTCTCAGACAGCGTGCCAATCTGATTGACCTTGACCAGGATGGAATTGGCAGCGCCGCGCTGCAGGCCGAGCGCCAGTCGCTCCGGATTGGTCACGAACAGATCGTCCCCGACTAGCTGGCAGCGGTCCCCAATCATTTCTGTCAGGATGTTCCAGCCGTCCCAGTCATCTTCGGCCATGCCGTCTTCGATCGAAACGATCGGGTAAGCCTCGACCAGGTCGGCGAGATATTTCGCCATGCCTTCGCCGTCGAGCGTCTTGTCTTCGCCAGCAAGCACATATTTGCCGTCCTTGAAGAACTCCGTCGAGGCCGCGTCGAGCGCCAGCGAGACGTCCTCGCCGGGCTGATAACCCGCCGCTTCGACCGACTTCATGATGAAGTCGAGCGCGTTGCGCGTCGAGGACAGATTCGGCGCGAAGCCACCCTCGTCGCCAACGCCCGTATTGTGCCCGGCATCGGAGAGCGTCTTTTTCAGGGTGTGGAAAATCTCCGAGCCGATCCGAACAGCGTCCGAAATGCTATCTGCATTGACCGGCATGATCATGAATTCCTGAATATCGATCGGATTGTCAGCATGCTCGCCGCCATTGATAATGTTCATCATTGGGGTTGGCAGGACTCGCGCATTGGTGCCGCCAATATAGCGGTAGAGCGGCATGCCACAGCTCTCGGCCGCCGCTTTCGCCGTCGCCATGGAAACGCCGAGAATCGCATTCGCGCCGAGGCGCTTTTTATTGTCACTGCCATCCAGTTCAATCATGAGGCCATCGATCAGGCGCTGCTCGATCGCGTCCATGCCGATCAGCTCATTGGCAATCTCGCCATTCACGGCATCGACCGCATCCATGACGCCCTTGCCTTTATAGGCCTCGCCCCCATCGCGCAGCTCATGCGCTTCGTGGATTCCCGTAGAGGCCCCGGAGGGTACCGCGGCACGACCGAAAGACCCGTCTTCCAGGGTGACATCGACCTCTACGGTCGGATTGCCCCGGCTATCGAGGATTTGGCGGGCGTGGATGTCGATGATTTCGCTCATTTCGATGTCCTTTGTGACACGGGAAGATCAGTTGCGGCTGCGTCTAGTGCGCAACGGCGCAAAGAGCAAGAGCGCGCAAGGCCGCGTTATGGCTAACGCAATGTCATCAGCCCGGCCGGGAATTCTCTTGAAATTCGAACAACCCTTTTGACGGGGGCTTCAGACGCGGCCGTTAAGTTTAACGCATAAGCAGAACAACACCCCTGCGAGCTGAGGGCACATGATGGGACGACACAATTGGGCACACCTGGCAGCATTCATGCTGCTCTTCTTCAGCTGGACCGGGCTGACCCTGGGCGCACCCGGTGCCTACGCTGACACGGTCACACACCAGACGATTGTGGTCCGCAAGGGCATGTCCCTGCCCGTCCCTGTCCTGGACAGTTTTGACCGCATCGCCGTGTCGGAGCCCGAAATAGCCGACGCTGCGCCAGTCTCCTCTCGCGAGTATTTTGTGCGCGGACGTGAAATCGGATCGACCAATATCCTGGTCTATAATGAGCGCGGCAATCTGGTGCAGCTGGTGGATGTGCTGGTCATGCCGAACCTGGATGCCGTCCGCAGCGATCTGATGGCGCTTTTCCCGAGCGCGCCGGTCGACCTGCGCCCGGTGGCCAACAAGGTGCATATCAGCGGCAGCGTCGCCGATGAAGAAACGATGACGCAAATCATGGCAGTCGTGGACAGTCACGCGCCGGGGCTCGCGATCAATGCCATGCAGGTTGAACTGCCCGCTCAAGTGCTCCTTGAAGTGCGTTTCGTGGAAGCTTCGCGCGATGACATTCGTGAAATTGGCTTTGGGACCGATATTGGTCGCCCGGGCGACTTCCTGTTCATGACCTCATCCAGCCTGATTTCAGGCGACCCCGCTCGAGCGGTCGGCCAGGTGTTCGGCGGATCAGGTCGCACGAGCATCGATGTGACCCTGCAAGCTCTTGAAGAGAAAGGTGTTATTCGCACGCTGGCCAAGCCCAACCTGGTCTCTCAATCCGGACAGACAGCCTCCTTCCTGGCCGGTGGCGAGTTCCCGGTGCCGGTGGCCGCGGACCAGGACACGATCACAATCGAGTTCAAGAAATTCGGCGTGTCGCTGGAGTTTACCCCGACCATCGCCCGGGAAGACCGTATCGTCCTGCAAGTTGCCCCCGAGGTCAGCAATCTCGACCCACGCAACTCGGTGCGCCTTTCCAACGTGGAAATCCCGGCGCTCAGCGTTCGTGAGATTCAGACGCAGGTCGAACTGGGCAATGGTCAGAGCTTTGCCATCGCCGGCCTGATCCAGAACGAATATCAGGCAACCGAGCTGGAAACGCCGCTGCTCGGCGATATCCCGATCCTCGGCAATCTGTTCCGCTCAAGTCGGTTCAAGAAAAACGAGACAGAGCTGGTCGTGATCATCACGCCACACCTGGTCTTGCCGCCAGAGTCTAATGACGCGCTGATCGATCCGATCATGCTGTCAGAAGAACCAAGCCAGCTGGAACGTTATGGTCTCAACCGGATCGAAGGTGAACCAAAACCCCAGCTCGGTCAGTCGGTTGAGAGCAATATTCAAAGCCAGTCCACCGCCTCCGATCAGGGAGGATGGTGACCATGTCCTCGGCACGAACCGTCTTTGCCAGCGCCAAGCTGCACATCCTCAGTCACAATTTTCATGAACCCATCGCCCAGGCGTGGCGGGAAAAAGGCGGCCAGCACACGGTCGTCCACGAATCCTATGCCGGTTTGATGGATGGCCTGAACGATGAGGGCTTGCATGTCTGTGTCTTTGAGCATGCGCCGGAAACGGATCTGGCTGAATGCCTGACCGCGCTCGCCATGACCGGGCAGAACATTCCGACCATCGTCATTGGTCAGAACCTGCCGGTCAGCGCGCTTCGCGTCCTAATGGGACTGCCGTGCTGGGATATTCTCGACGCCCAAGTCAGTTTCGATGCCGTACACAAGGCCCTGACCCGCGCAGCTGAGGCGCTGAGTGAAGCGAACACGCAAGCGGTCGCCAACACCAATTCTCAGTGCTGGACATTCGTCTCGTCGGTCGGCGGTGCCGGTGCCACCCTGCTCGCCTGCGAAACGGCCTATCAGCTCAGCCAGCAGAAGAGCAAACCGCGGGTCGTCCTGTTTGATCTGAATTTTGTCGATGGCAGCTGCGCCACCTATCTCAATTGCGAGTCGAACCTGCTGCCGACCATTTTCCAGAAGAACCCGCACAATATTGATGACGTGTTCCTGAAGACCATGACCACGCATCACCCTTTCGGGTTTGACGTGCTGGCCATGCCGCGCTGGAGCGAGATGGAGACGCCGCCCTCGCGCGATGTCATCCTGCAATGCCTGAATGTCGCCTGCGAGACCTATGACTTTGTCATCGTCGACACGCCGCGTTGGCCGACCGAGTGGAGCAGCGACATGTTCCTCGGCAGCGATGAAGTGATCCTGGTGACCGAACTGTCCGTTCCAGCCCTTAACGCCTCGCGGCAATGGGTTGAGCAGTTCGCTTCCGATCCAGAATTTCCATCGATCCGCGCGGTCCTGAACCGACGTCAGAAAGGCATGTTCGGGGCGAAGGTCACTGAAGAGCAGGCCTGCTCTGCTCTGGAAATGGAGGTCTTTGCCTCGATCCGGTCGGATTGGCCAACCGCCCTCAGCGCCGTTAACCTGGGCCAGCCGGTTAGCGATATGAAGCCTGGATCAGCCATCCCCAAAGATATCTCCGAACTGATCAGCAAATTGCGTGAAGGCAAGAGCGCGCCCCAGGAAGCTGACGCGATGAGGGCCGCATCATGAGCCGCTTTGTTCTGAAACGACGCCCCGTTGACGACACTCCTGATGAGCCAGTCGTTGAGCCGCAGATCGAAGCCGAAGCGCCGGCTCCGGACCCCGTCTCCCCGCCACTCGAACCGGACCCACAGCCGAAAGTTCGACCAGAAATCGATGGCGACATGCTTGAGGCCAAGCTGCAGATTCACAACAAGCTGATCGATGAGCTGGACCTGTCCAATCTCGATCAGATGACGCCGGAAGAACTGCGCACTCAAATCGGGGTCTTCGTGACCAAGGCCATCGCAGATCAGCGTCTGCCCATGGGCGCTGCGGAGGTGAAGGACTTC
This DNA window, taken from Hyphomonas sp. Mor2, encodes the following:
- a CDS encoding toll/interleukin-1 receptor domain-containing protein codes for the protein MNVYLIAAPEDEAEGDKLAAYLKRFGVMVRTEFGRFGFPPARPREFTVALWSRKAMVSSRQMLLTNRAIDAWAEGRLIMARLEHGLNPRGLSDLQMIDLTMEAAREHRYREVLDGLRALEADQRKQDAPQSLSLELPGDGPVTLSTSDIAETFKRARAAENNASDPGLTAGGEGVVASRMAGRRQPTVAANRMASRPEPQMAPPKASSGGLSGLLVSGVLLVIIALLGWAVWDGRLSWSQAVLIGGGVLVAFMFIGLLVSLLSGDTPPASKRSSSPPRAPVARPAAPAPKLAERSLSTPIPAIAASAASSHEVFVSYAHDNATTVLPIVTQVEKGGVSIWIDREEMRAGQNWAAQIVRAIKAANRFCIMCSEQAFASDHVRREVYLADKYGKDMVPIRLDGAEMPEDIEYFLIDRQWVDLTSLEDDEQASAVREALKNEES
- the eno gene encoding phosphopyruvate hydratase, coding for MSEIIDIHARQILDSRGNPTVEVDVTLEDGSFGRAAVPSGASTGIHEAHELRDGGEAYKGKGVMDAVDAVNGEIANELIGMDAIEQRLIDGLMIELDGSDNKKRLGANAILGVSMATAKAAAESCGMPLYRYIGGTNARVLPTPMMNIINGGEHADNPIDIQEFMIMPVNADSISDAVRIGSEIFHTLKKTLSDAGHNTGVGDEGGFAPNLSSTRNALDFIMKSVEAAGYQPGEDVSLALDAASTEFFKDGKYVLAGEDKTLDGEGMAKYLADLVEAYPIVSIEDGMAEDDWDGWNILTEMIGDRCQLVGDDLFVTNPERLALGLQRGAANSILVKVNQIGTLSETLDAVELAHRHAYTAVMSHRSGETEDATIADLAVAVNCGQIKTGSLARSDRLAKYNQLIRIEEELGASALYAGAALINA
- a CDS encoding type II and III secretion system protein family protein, with amino-acid sequence MMGRHNWAHLAAFMLLFFSWTGLTLGAPGAYADTVTHQTIVVRKGMSLPVPVLDSFDRIAVSEPEIADAAPVSSREYFVRGREIGSTNILVYNERGNLVQLVDVLVMPNLDAVRSDLMALFPSAPVDLRPVANKVHISGSVADEETMTQIMAVVDSHAPGLAINAMQVELPAQVLLEVRFVEASRDDIREIGFGTDIGRPGDFLFMTSSSLISGDPARAVGQVFGGSGRTSIDVTLQALEEKGVIRTLAKPNLVSQSGQTASFLAGGEFPVPVAADQDTITIEFKKFGVSLEFTPTIAREDRIVLQVAPEVSNLDPRNSVRLSNVEIPALSVREIQTQVELGNGQSFAIAGLIQNEYQATELETPLLGDIPILGNLFRSSRFKKNETELVVIITPHLVLPPESNDALIDPIMLSEEPSQLERYGLNRIEGEPKPQLGQSVESNIQSQSTASDQGGW